CTACACGCCCTACGGCGCGACGGAAGCATTGCCGTTGGCATCGATCGAGTCACGACAAATCATCGAAGAAACCGGGCCGGCTTCAGAACGTGGAAAAGGCGTCTGTGTCGGAACACGATTTGACGATGTCCATTGGAAAGTAATCCAAATCAATGACGGCCCAATCGAATCGATGGACGACGTCGTCGAGCTACCTCGCGGTAAAACTGGCGAACTGATGGTGACTGGCCCAATGGTCACAAGGCAATACGTCGTTCGCGAGGATCAAAATGCGATGCACAAAGTCGCGGACGGAGATCGAGTTTGGCATCGAATGGGCGACGTCGGATATCTCGACGATCAGGACCGTTTCTGGTTCTGTGGACGCAAAGCTCATCGCGTGACCAACGGAAAGAAAACTTGGTACACGGTGCCTTGCGAAGCGATCTTTAACGCTCATCCGAAAGTCTACCGTTGTGCGTTGGTTGGCAGAGGCAAGGCGGGTGAGCAGTCGCCGGTCATCCTTGTCGAACCGATTCCGGAAGCTTGGCCAAAAACTGAGGCAGAAAAGAGTCGGCTGGTTGAAGAGCTGCGCACGCTCGGTTCGCTGAATCCACTGACCTGCCGCATTGAAGAAATCGTCGTTCGCGATCAACCCTTGCCAACGGACATTCGTCACAACAGCAAAATCTTTCGCGAGCGGCTCAAAGCTGAGCTTGAAGCACAGCGGTGACCGTTGGTGGCACCGCAATGACATTGGTTCCATTCGAATTGGAAATTGAAAACGCGCCCTGATACGGCCGGTTGTTGGCCAACTAGATCAATCGGGGGCCTTCTATTTAATCCGCAGCGGTGGATCGAGTATGCTGTAGCGGTTTGTCGCCCCCTCGGGTGTCCGGTTGAATGTTACCGTCGATTGATCGAGCTGCTTCATGATCATCCCCTACAGCACCGACGCGCCGCTTTATCATTGGCCCGTCGTGACGGCCGGATTGATTGCGACCAATGTGGTCGTCTTCATCGCGCTGGTCATCCAGTTCTTTTCCAGTGGGATGGATTTCGAGCAGTTTGAATGGTTGGTCTTGATGCCCGATCAGATCAATCCGTTGCAGTGGCTGACAAGTTTGTTCATGCACGCAAATCCGTTTCACCTGCTCAGCAACATGTTCTTCTTGTTTGTGTTCGGCGTGATCGTCGAAGGCAAAATTGGTTCGGTCAAATTTGCATCGATCTATTTCGCGATCGGCGTTGGCGTCGCCGCGATTACTCAGGTCGGAATGTTCGTCTTAGGCAGCGAACTTCCCGCGATGGGGGCCTCCGCAGCGATCGCTGGGTTAATGCTGATCGCGATCCTTTGGGCGCCCGACAACGATGTGCACTGGTTTTTCTTTGTGTGGCGACTGGAGACACCGGTCGCGGTCTTTGCGTTGTACTTCATTATGGCCGACATCCTAGCGGTGTTGCTTAGCGGTTTTACGATGTCGGGTGCACTCAGTCATGTGATCGGAACGGTTTTGGGGTTCTTTGTCGGCGGCTATTGTTTGCGGCACGACATCGTCGACTGTGAAGGTTGGGACGCCGTTTCCCGAAACGATTGGCTAAAAAAGTATCCAATGCTGTACGGTGAGAAGCAGCGGCAGCGAGATGCACTGAGAGTCCAGGATGATTTTGACCCTGTCACCAGTGCCTTGCAGATGGAAGGTGGTGACGTCGACAATGCGGCACGCTATGGCGCGACTCGCTTGCCTGATTTCTGTAAGTCGAATTTACAAGAGCGGAAACAGCGTCAGGAAAAACGCAAACAGGAAGGCGGTCGGCAAAAGCGACGGTTTAAGCGAGTGCATAAAACCGAAGGTGAGGAACTGACCGAAAAGTGCCAATCCCATCCGGAGTTCAATCGCTTGGCGTTCGTGCTTCGTGACAGTGTTAAGAGCGGTAATCTTGTCGAAGCGATGAGAACATTCCGAACGATGGACCAGCTGAAGATCTCACCGGGTTTGGCAGAGGTCACATTGATGGGCTTCGCAAAAGCCTTGGGCCAAGCAAAGCAATGGATTGATGCGATTCGCCCTTTGGTGGTCTTAATCGAAAAACGCGGACCGCAAGCCGACGAAGGACGATTGTTGATGGCACAGATCCAAACCAAGGTGATGAAGCGGAAGGATCTAGCAATCAAAACATTGGAAGAGATTCAAACACCGGTACTAGAAGAAGGTGCTGAGCTAGATCCGACAACCGCATCGCGATTGAAGCGGCGTGACGAACTTTTGGAGCGTCTACGCCAAGTTGTCTGAGAGCTGATCGGGCATGACCCGAAAC
This genomic interval from Stieleria sp. JC731 contains the following:
- a CDS encoding rhomboid family intramembrane serine protease; its protein translation is MIIPYSTDAPLYHWPVVTAGLIATNVVVFIALVIQFFSSGMDFEQFEWLVLMPDQINPLQWLTSLFMHANPFHLLSNMFFLFVFGVIVEGKIGSVKFASIYFAIGVGVAAITQVGMFVLGSELPAMGASAAIAGLMLIAILWAPDNDVHWFFFVWRLETPVAVFALYFIMADILAVLLSGFTMSGALSHVIGTVLGFFVGGYCLRHDIVDCEGWDAVSRNDWLKKYPMLYGEKQRQRDALRVQDDFDPVTSALQMEGGDVDNAARYGATRLPDFCKSNLQERKQRQEKRKQEGGRQKRRFKRVHKTEGEELTEKCQSHPEFNRLAFVLRDSVKSGNLVEAMRTFRTMDQLKISPGLAEVTLMGFAKALGQAKQWIDAIRPLVVLIEKRGPQADEGRLLMAQIQTKVMKRKDLAIKTLEEIQTPVLEEGAELDPTTASRLKRRDELLERLRQVV